A portion of the Perognathus longimembris pacificus isolate PPM17 chromosome 20, ASM2315922v1, whole genome shotgun sequence genome contains these proteins:
- the Idh3a gene encoding LOW QUALITY PROTEIN: isocitrate dehydrogenase [NAD] subunit alpha, mitochondrial (The sequence of the model RefSeq protein was modified relative to this genomic sequence to represent the inferred CDS: inserted 2 bases in 2 codons; deleted 3 bases in 2 codons), with the protein MAGSAWVSKVSRLLGAFHSPKQVTRGFAGGVQTVTLIPGDGIGPEISTAVMKIFDAAKAPIQWEERNVTAIQGPGGKWMIPPEAKESMDKNKMGLKGPLKTPIAAGHPSMNLLLRKTFDLYANVRPCVSIEGYRTPYTDVNIVTIRENTEGEYSGIEHVIVDGVVQSIKLITEGASKRIAEFAFEYARNNRRSNVTAVHTGQPSCERMSDGLFLQKCREVAENCKDIKFNEMYLDTVCLNMVQDPSQFDVLVMPNLYGDILSDLCAGLIGGLGVTPSGNIGANGVAIFESVHGTXPDIAGKDMANPTALLLSAVMMLRHMKLYDQAERIEAACXATIKDGKTLTKDLGGKAKCSEFTDEICRRVRDSG; encoded by the exons GTCTCTCGGCTTCTGGGAGCATTCCACAGCCCAAAACAGGTGACCAGAGGTTTTGCTGGTGGT GTTCAGACAGTAACTTTAATTCCAGGAGATGGAATTGGCCCAGAGATTTCTACTGCCGTTATGAAAATCTTTGATGCTGCCAAA GCTCCCATCCAGTGGGAAGAGCGGAACGTCACCGCCATCCAGGGCCCGGGAGGCAAGTGGATGATCCCTCCGGAGGCCAAGGAGTCCATGGACAAGAACAAGATGGGCCTGAAAG GCCCTCTGAAGACCCCGATAGCGGCGGGTCACCCGTCTATGAATCTACTGCTGCGGAAGACCTTTGACCTCTACGCCAACGTCCGGCCGTGCGTGTCCATCGAAGGCTACAGAACGCCCTACACGGACGTCAACATTGTCACCATCCGGGAGAACACGGAAGGAGAGTACAGCGGCATCGAGCACGTG ATCGTGGATGGAGTTGTGCAGAGCATCAAGCTCATCACCGAGGGTGCGAGCAAGCGCATTGCTGAGTTCGCCTTTGAGTACGCGCGCAACAACCGCCGGAGCAACGTCACGGCCGTGCACACGGGCCAACCATCATGTGA GAGGATGTCAGATGGACTTTTTCTGCAGAAATGCAGGGAAGTTGCAGAAAACTGTAAAGATATTAAATTTAACGAGATGTATCTTGATACGGTGTGTTTGAAT ATGGTACAGGATCCGTCCCAATTTGACGTTCTTGTCATGCCGAATCTGTATGGAGACATCCTTAG CGACCTGTGCGCGGGGCTGATCGGAGGTCTGGGCGTGACCCCCAGCGGCAACATCGGGGCCAACGGAGTGGCCATCTTCGAGTCG GTGCACGGGA GCCCGGACATCGCCGGCAAGGACATGGCCAACCCCACCGCCCTCCTGCTGAGCGCG GTGATGATGCTGCGCCACATGAAGCTCTACGACCAGGCCGAGCGCATCGAGGCCGCGT TCGCCACCATCAAGGACGGAAAG ACCCTAACGAAAGACTTGGGAGGCAAAGCCAAGTGCTCAGAG TTCACCGACGAGATCTGTCGCCGAGTGAGGGACTCGGGGTAA